The proteins below are encoded in one region of Cyanobacterium stanieri LEGE 03274:
- the cdaA gene encoding diadenylate cyclase CdaA, whose product MFWSGFFPDNLKFFLLFFLDLGLVSVFFYLIISLVKERRAQRMVRGLLFLILIYLTCDRLLQLTIISFFLEQLILICSLSMGVVFQSDFRRFLEQLGKGEIKLLWQSDNIIPKGDTIIDEIVEAVKELSQNRTGALIIIETFNTVEERVFLSPGVQLNAEITKELLQTIFQTKTLLHDGAVFIRGSEIVSASVILPLSEKSASKRLGTRHRAAMGITELVENCVCVVVSEETGSISLGEKGVLNRPLTSTKLKELLEEKLNVNQDAEVVTGVTRISRQLGFRSWSLITGLFKSKKASAKDNYYNQLPKPKDK is encoded by the coding sequence ATGTTTTGGTCGGGTTTTTTTCCTGACAATTTAAAATTTTTTTTGCTATTTTTTCTCGATCTAGGCTTAGTTAGTGTCTTTTTTTATCTAATTATAAGTCTTGTTAAAGAGCGTCGAGCCCAAAGAATGGTAAGGGGTTTATTGTTTTTAATTCTTATTTATCTAACGTGCGATCGCCTCCTACAACTAACAATAATCAGCTTTTTTTTAGAACAATTAATCCTAATTTGTTCCCTATCCATGGGGGTAGTATTTCAATCAGATTTTAGACGTTTTTTAGAGCAACTAGGTAAAGGAGAAATCAAACTATTATGGCAATCCGATAACATCATCCCTAAAGGAGATACCATCATCGATGAAATCGTCGAAGCCGTCAAAGAATTATCCCAAAACCGCACGGGTGCATTAATTATCATCGAAACCTTTAACACCGTAGAAGAAAGGGTATTTCTAAGCCCAGGAGTGCAACTAAATGCCGAAATTACCAAAGAATTATTACAAACTATCTTCCAAACTAAAACCCTCCTACATGATGGCGCAGTTTTTATCCGAGGTTCAGAAATAGTCTCTGCAAGTGTTATCCTACCCCTATCCGAAAAAAGTGCCTCCAAAAGATTAGGCACTCGTCATCGTGCCGCTATGGGCATCACTGAATTAGTGGAAAACTGTGTTTGTGTGGTGGTTTCCGAGGAAACAGGCTCAATTTCATTGGGGGAAAAGGGGGTTTTAAATCGCCCCCTCACCAGTACAAAATTAAAAGAATTATTAGAAGAAAAATTAAATGTTAATCAAGATGCTGAAGTCGTCACGGGGGTAACTCGCATCAGTCGTCAATTAGGCTTTAGGAGTTGGAGTTTAATTACAGGTTTATTCAAAAGCAAAAAAGCCTCCGCCAAAGATAATTACTACAATCAATTACCTAAACCAAAGGACAAATAG
- a CDS encoding DUF4168 domain-containing protein, which produces MINQVNHLSTIKLSSTKIILTLGLSTLGIVTGLTPEYNFQSNAITINNQAFAQNFSDAELTRYAQAAVEIERLRRSTFANIEAIVGEERSSQLACHQQNSINELPSNARSLMNDFCQNSEAIVRRNGLSMNQFNQITQQVRQNDALRSRLRDITRQL; this is translated from the coding sequence ATGATTAATCAAGTTAACCATCTATCTACAATTAAATTATCAAGCACTAAAATTATCCTTACCTTGGGTTTAAGTACCTTAGGAATTGTCACAGGATTAACCCCAGAATATAACTTTCAGTCTAATGCTATCACCATCAATAATCAAGCCTTTGCTCAAAACTTTTCCGATGCCGAATTAACTAGATATGCCCAAGCGGCGGTGGAAATTGAGAGGTTAAGACGTTCTACCTTTGCTAACATTGAAGCTATTGTCGGAGAAGAAAGAAGCAGTCAATTAGCTTGTCATCAACAAAATTCTATTAATGAGTTACCTAGTAATGCTCGTAGTTTGATGAATGATTTTTGTCAAAATTCCGAAGCCATTGTTAGACGTAATGGATTAAGTATGAATCAATTTAATCAAATTACCCAACAAGTTAGACAAAATGATGCTTTGAGGAGTAGATTAAGGGATATTACCCGTCAATTATAA
- a CDS encoding MFS transporter yields MQLFEQKKDKDKQQESSSVKDEEGSAQLVNKNGFISVLKNLNFLKLWLGQVFSQLADKIYLVLMIAIISNDFHRDGETISSWVSAIMIAFTIPAILFGSLAGVYVDRWSKKLVLVISNLGRGLLVFTIPFFIDQEGLRGGWFNLPWKFWLLLLITFLVSTLTQFFAPAEQSSIPLIVRKNNLLAANSLYTTTMMVMLIIGFAIGNPLLELVSAWGNSFSFSYGRELLVGGGYTLAGLILIVVNTKEREQDRQTQENHVFEDIKDGLIYLQKNHRVRNALFQLIILFSIFAALAVLAVSVAEKIPGIEAEEFGYLLAAAGVGIAMGAAFVTQQGKFISHGKLSFYGSMGMAIALMGLSFSTGNLAIALLMIAIVGGFAALVGVPMQTTIQAETPPDMRGKVFGLQNNAVNIALSLPLALAGVAETWLGLQGVLAILALSSVGGGILTSLLTLKK; encoded by the coding sequence ATGCAACTTTTTGAGCAGAAAAAAGATAAGGATAAGCAACAGGAGTCAAGCTCAGTGAAAGACGAGGAAGGCTCTGCACAATTAGTCAATAAAAATGGGTTTATTAGTGTCTTAAAAAACCTTAATTTTTTAAAATTATGGCTAGGTCAGGTATTTTCACAATTAGCAGATAAAATATATCTAGTTTTGATGATTGCAATTATTAGTAATGATTTTCATCGAGACGGGGAAACCATTAGCAGTTGGGTATCAGCGATCATGATTGCCTTTACTATCCCTGCAATTTTATTTGGTTCATTGGCTGGAGTATATGTAGATCGTTGGTCAAAAAAACTGGTTTTAGTGATCTCTAATTTGGGTCGAGGATTATTAGTTTTTACCATTCCTTTTTTTATTGACCAAGAAGGTTTGAGGGGCGGTTGGTTTAATTTACCTTGGAAATTTTGGTTATTATTATTAATCACTTTTCTTGTTTCTACTTTAACGCAATTTTTTGCCCCGGCCGAACAATCTTCTATTCCCCTGATTGTTAGAAAAAACAATTTATTAGCGGCTAATTCTCTTTATACTACTACCATGATGGTAATGTTAATTATTGGTTTTGCCATTGGTAATCCGTTATTGGAGTTGGTAAGTGCTTGGGGTAATAGTTTTTCTTTTAGTTATGGAAGGGAATTATTGGTAGGGGGTGGATATACCCTCGCTGGTTTAATTCTCATTGTAGTGAATACTAAGGAAAGGGAACAAGATAGACAAACCCAAGAAAATCATGTTTTTGAAGATATAAAGGATGGTTTGATTTATTTACAAAAAAATCATCGGGTGCGTAATGCTTTATTCCAATTAATTATTCTTTTTTCTATTTTTGCTGCTTTGGCAGTATTGGCGGTGAGTGTGGCGGAGAAAATTCCGGGTATTGAAGCCGAGGAGTTTGGTTATTTATTAGCTGCGGCAGGGGTTGGTATTGCTATGGGGGCGGCTTTTGTTACTCAACAGGGTAAGTTTATCAGTCATGGAAAACTTAGTTTTTATGGCTCGATGGGAATGGCGATCGCCCTTATGGGGTTATCATTTTCTACAGGTAATCTAGCCATCGCCTTGTTAATGATAGCCATAGTGGGAGGATTTGCAGCCCTCGTGGGAGTGCCGATGCAAACCACCATTCAAGCGGAAACCCCCCCCGACATGAGAGGTAAGGTATTTGGTTTACAAAATAATGCGGTTAACATTGCCCTTTCTTTACCCTTAGCATTGGCAGGGGTAGCCGAAACATGGTTAGGATTACAAGGAGTATTAGCTATTTTGGCTTTATCTTCGGTGGGGGGCGGAATCCTAACATCTCTATTAACCCTCAAAAAATAA
- a CDS encoding MBL fold metallo-hydrolase — translation MTPTPNSTEKDQQTTKITTPKAPKLILENIWAFPPNREILGGTSYLITHPSGNILIDSPPWHPHNVEFLQQQGGVKYLFITNRDGISKHIAKIKQEFSCQLISQEQEVYLLPNLDAISFEDEYSLTDYCQLIWTSGYSPGSSCLYYKSNGGVLFSGRHLLPTKDGKVAPLKLKKTFHWRRQQRNATTILEKVQPLSYVCPGASTGYLRGRGYVAI, via the coding sequence ATGACCCCTACTCCTAATTCTACAGAAAAAGATCAGCAAACGACTAAAATAACAACCCCCAAAGCTCCTAAATTAATTTTAGAAAATATCTGGGCTTTCCCCCCCAATCGAGAAATTTTGGGAGGCACATCCTATTTGATAACTCACCCCTCGGGAAATATTCTCATCGATTCTCCCCCTTGGCATCCCCACAACGTTGAATTTTTACAACAACAAGGGGGGGTTAAATATCTTTTCATTACCAATCGAGATGGAATTAGTAAACATATTGCTAAAATTAAACAAGAGTTTAGCTGTCAGTTAATTTCCCAAGAACAAGAGGTTTATTTATTACCAAACCTTGATGCTATTTCTTTTGAGGATGAATATTCATTAACAGATTATTGTCAGTTAATTTGGACATCTGGCTATTCTCCTGGTTCATCCTGTTTATACTATAAAAGTAATGGAGGAGTATTATTTTCAGGGAGACATCTTTTACCCACAAAAGATGGTAAAGTCGCCCCTTTGAAATTGAAAAAAACTTTTCACTGGCGTAGGCAACAACGTAACGCCACAACCATTCTTGAAAAAGTGCAACCTCTAAGCTATGTTTGTCCGGGGGCTAGTACGGGTTATTTAAGGGGAAGGGGTTATGTCGCTATTTAG
- a CDS encoding site-2 protease family protein, translating into MESIVLFLILSIFIYFVIDRTVTKITNTPPWLLWLALMIPSFVWLIWELFFPEGSNPPAPLIYIPLIISPIIYIWLIQKGKPKQKEEKKIDSKLPLNPMTKPDLPDLNPENIPMGYKKDLPRPINAEEEKALKDCFPWGVYYLQKIDYLPQAIVCVGKLRTEPEKAYPTVKKNLERVFNDRFLVVFQETMQGKPFFALVPNPYSEENKAKQAPEKLTKPLTAIALLLLTLITTTIIGAEISGVSVEELERDFSLVLQGLPYSLCLLGILGIHELSHYLFAVFHRIKTTLPYFIPLPFFLGTFGAFISIKSPMPHRKAVFDVALAGPVGGFLVTIPVLVWGLIFSRVVPMAENASMLDFNALDPRFSLIFAVISKIIFGSQLGAGDAIALHPAAVAGYIGLIITALNLMPVGQLDGGHIVHAMFGQGKAVAIGQIARLLVILLAFIRPEFLLWAIILIFMPIADQPALNDVTELDNTRDFLGLMSLLLLIFILFPVPPIIAQLINI; encoded by the coding sequence ATGGAATCAATTGTTCTTTTTCTAATATTAAGTATTTTTATTTACTTTGTCATCGATCGCACCGTAACCAAGATAACAAATACTCCCCCTTGGTTGTTATGGTTAGCCTTAATGATTCCTAGTTTTGTATGGTTAATATGGGAATTATTTTTCCCTGAAGGAAGTAACCCCCCCGCCCCATTAATTTACATACCGTTAATTATTTCCCCGATTATTTATATTTGGTTAATTCAGAAAGGAAAACCAAAACAAAAAGAAGAAAAAAAGATAGACTCAAAACTCCCCCTCAACCCTATGACAAAACCAGATTTACCAGATTTAAATCCTGAGAATATACCCATGGGTTACAAAAAAGATTTACCCCGCCCCATTAATGCCGAAGAAGAAAAAGCCCTTAAAGATTGTTTTCCTTGGGGGGTGTATTATCTACAAAAAATTGATTATCTCCCCCAAGCCATCGTCTGTGTAGGAAAATTACGCACCGAACCAGAAAAAGCCTATCCTACAGTAAAAAAGAACTTAGAAAGGGTATTTAATGATCGATTTTTGGTAGTTTTCCAAGAAACCATGCAGGGAAAACCCTTTTTTGCCCTAGTGCCTAATCCTTATTCTGAGGAAAATAAAGCTAAACAAGCCCCCGAAAAATTAACTAAACCCCTAACGGCGATCGCCCTTTTACTGCTAACCTTAATTACTACCACCATCATCGGCGCCGAAATCAGTGGCGTAAGTGTAGAAGAATTAGAAAGAGACTTTAGTTTAGTATTACAAGGATTACCCTACAGCCTTTGTTTACTCGGCATTTTAGGAATTCACGAATTAAGCCATTACCTGTTTGCCGTTTTCCATCGCATCAAAACCACCCTACCCTATTTTATCCCCCTCCCTTTCTTCCTCGGTACTTTTGGAGCTTTTATCTCCATTAAATCCCCCATGCCCCACCGCAAAGCCGTATTTGATGTGGCCCTAGCCGGGCCAGTGGGCGGTTTTTTAGTTACCATTCCTGTATTAGTTTGGGGTCTAATTTTCTCTAGGGTCGTACCCATGGCCGAAAACGCTAGTATGTTGGACTTTAACGCCCTAGATCCCCGCTTTTCTCTCATTTTTGCCGTAATTAGTAAAATAATTTTTGGCTCTCAATTAGGCGCAGGAGATGCCATAGCTTTACATCCCGCCGCCGTGGCAGGATATATCGGTTTAATTATTACCGCCCTTAATTTGATGCCCGTGGGGCAACTAGACGGGGGGCATATCGTCCATGCTATGTTTGGGCAAGGCAAAGCCGTTGCCATTGGGCAAATTGCCCGTTTATTGGTAATTTTGTTGGCTTTTATTCGTCCTGAATTTCTTTTGTGGGCAATCATTTTAATTTTTATGCCCATTGCCGATCAACCAGCGCTCAATGATGTGACAGAATTGGATAATACTCGAGATTTTCTGGGTTTGATGTCTTTGTTGTTACTTATTTTCATTCTTTTTCCCGTGCCTCCTATCATTGCTCAATTGATTAATATTTAA
- a CDS encoding ABC transporter ATP-binding protein — MANPRLKILYSYLKPYNKMMYWGIFALFAVNIIGVAIPWLIRNIFDDLQEGFTFEQLMGYVTILMVLACVMWGIRMLSRMMIFGIGRQVEFDLKQKIFEHLLKLEPSYFSTNTSGDLINRATSDVDNIRRLVGFAILSLVNTVFAYGLTLPAMLLINVKLTLMAIAVYPLMLITVQLFSRKLAQEQLHVQESLSDISELIQEDMSGIALIKIYAQEENERRAFAEKNRNLLKANLGLARTRNILFPVIQGIASVSLLILLWFGTSDINAGLITVGDFIALIIYVERLVFPTALLGFTITTYQRGEVSIERLEAILNVESKIQDDADAVSMDAETMRGDIEAVNLTYTYPDANFSALDSLNFKIRGGETIAIVGLIGSGKSTLANAIPRLLEIDAGQLFIDGVDITKISLADLRRAIAYVPQESFLFSSTIQDNISYSNPMGEITEVEYAAKQAQIHPEIITFPKQYQTLVGERGITLSGGQRQRSSLARALFAESKILILDDALSSVDNKTATQILENLRQEEGKTVIFITHQLAAVQNADRIFVMDRGKIVQTGTHLELFNQKGLYQTLWQQHQLKEILA; from the coding sequence ATGGCAAACCCCAGACTGAAAATTTTATATTCTTATCTCAAACCCTACAATAAAATGATGTATTGGGGTATATTTGCCCTTTTTGCAGTGAATATAATCGGGGTAGCGATTCCTTGGTTAATTCGCAATATTTTTGATGATTTACAAGAAGGCTTTACCTTTGAACAATTGATGGGTTATGTCACCATTTTAATGGTGTTAGCTTGTGTGATGTGGGGCATTAGGATGTTGTCGCGCATGATGATATTTGGCATTGGCAGACAGGTAGAATTTGATCTCAAACAGAAAATTTTTGAGCATCTGTTGAAATTAGAGCCTTCTTATTTTAGTACCAATACATCGGGAGATTTAATTAACCGTGCCACCAGCGATGTGGATAATATTCGTCGTTTGGTGGGGTTTGCTATTTTGAGTTTGGTTAATACTGTGTTTGCCTATGGTTTGACTTTACCTGCGATGTTGTTGATTAATGTCAAGTTGACTCTAATGGCGATCGCAGTTTATCCTTTAATGTTAATCACGGTACAATTATTTAGCCGTAAACTAGCCCAAGAACAACTCCACGTACAGGAAAGTTTATCAGACATTAGCGAACTAATCCAAGAGGATATGAGCGGTATTGCCTTGATAAAAATCTATGCCCAAGAGGAAAATGAAAGAAGGGCTTTTGCGGAAAAAAATCGTAATCTGCTTAAGGCAAATTTAGGGTTAGCCAGAACTAGAAATATCTTATTTCCCGTCATTCAAGGCATCGCCAGTGTCAGTCTGTTAATTTTACTTTGGTTTGGTACTAGCGACATTAACGCAGGATTAATCACCGTCGGTGACTTTATCGCTTTGATTATCTATGTAGAAAGATTAGTATTTCCCACCGCCCTCCTTGGTTTCACCATTACCACCTACCAAAGAGGGGAAGTAAGCATTGAACGTTTAGAAGCTATTTTGAATGTAGAATCAAAAATCCAAGATGATGCGGATGCGGTTTCCATGGATGCCGAAACCATGAGAGGAGATATTGAAGCGGTTAATCTTACCTATACTTATCCCGATGCTAATTTTTCAGCTTTAGATAGTCTTAATTTTAAAATTCGTGGCGGGGAAACCATCGCCATTGTTGGCTTAATTGGTTCGGGAAAATCTACCCTTGCCAATGCCATTCCCCGTTTATTGGAAATCGACGCGGGGCAATTATTTATCGATGGGGTTGATATTACTAAGATTAGTTTAGCCGATTTGCGCAGGGCGATCGCCTATGTACCCCAAGAAAGTTTCCTATTTTCTAGCACTATTCAAGATAATATCTCCTACAGTAACCCCATGGGAGAAATAACCGAGGTGGAATACGCCGCCAAACAAGCCCAAATTCACCCCGAAATCATCACTTTCCCCAAACAATACCAAACCCTAGTCGGAGAAAGGGGAATCACTCTTTCAGGGGGGCAAAGGCAAAGAAGTTCATTAGCTAGGGCATTATTTGCCGAGTCCAAAATATTAATCCTTGATGATGCCCTCTCTAGCGTTGATAATAAAACCGCCACCCAAATCCTCGAAAATTTGAGACAGGAGGAAGGTAAAACTGTTATTTTTATCACCCACCAACTAGCGGCGGTACAAAATGCCGATCGCATCTTTGTTATGGATAGGGGTAAAATCGTACAAACAGGAACTCATTTAGAGTTATTTAACCAGAAAGGATTATATCAAACCCTCTGGCAACAACATCAGCTTAAGGAAATTTTGGCATAA
- a CDS encoding HAD family hydrolase, producing the protein MTLKAILFDFSGVIINDENIHRQLVNDILIGENLRPSGEDYNNLCFGRCDRFCIKDILERKGRVVSKDYLNRLSIKKAQDYRFMIEGMDKLPLYEAVIGFLRQMPEKCLHTALVTGASREEVEFILDKAKIKQYFDVIVTGEDVKARQPHPDAYLLAVEKLNQKYPELQITSQNCLVIEDTPAGIEGAKNAQMQVVGITHTYPFHLLHRKADWCVDYLAELDLDLVNQVLARD; encoded by the coding sequence ATGACTTTGAAGGCAATTTTATTCGATTTTAGTGGAGTTATCATTAATGATGAAAATATTCATCGTCAGTTAGTTAATGATATATTGATAGGTGAAAATTTAAGACCTTCAGGGGAAGATTATAATAATTTGTGTTTTGGTAGGTGCGATCGATTTTGCATCAAAGATATACTAGAAAGAAAAGGTCGTGTAGTTAGTAAAGATTATTTAAATAGACTATCCATTAAAAAAGCCCAAGATTATCGTTTTATGATAGAGGGAATGGACAAACTTCCCCTCTATGAAGCTGTTATCGGTTTTCTTCGTCAGATGCCTGAAAAATGTCTTCATACAGCCTTAGTTACAGGGGCTTCTAGGGAAGAAGTGGAATTTATCCTTGATAAAGCCAAGATTAAACAATATTTTGATGTTATCGTCACAGGGGAAGATGTTAAAGCCCGTCAACCCCATCCCGATGCTTATCTTTTGGCCGTCGAAAAATTAAACCAGAAATATCCTGAATTACAAATAACATCTCAAAACTGTTTAGTCATCGAAGATACCCCCGCAGGAATTGAGGGCGCTAAAAATGCTCAAATGCAAGTGGTGGGCATTACCCATACTTATCCGTTTCATTTACTCCATCGCAAGGCTGATTGGTGTGTCGATTATTTAGCAGAATTAGATTTAGATTTGGTTAATCAAGTATTAGCACGGGATTAA
- a CDS encoding DMT family transporter, with protein sequence MFSTLKKIPNIWQVRIILTIGVFAVSTAAIFVRLCQQEMGIFSDVGFSVFIASSRLLITAIIFTPTYGNLRYIRADFRAILMAVGAGICLALHFATWITSLSFTSVAASVTIVTTNPLWVSLLSWWLWGIKLKWRNWLGISIALGGSIIIALGGNGGDIGGNNPLLGAFLALLGSWFASGYILLGNQAQQRGLKIGEYVAIAYLTSALCLLPLPFIFGTGYAGYPTSVYIYLVLMAIVSQVIGHTSFNWSLRHLSPTTVSLVILLEPVGSTFLAFLLFQEIPPTTVLIGAIILLTGVIVSEYKS encoded by the coding sequence ATGTTCTCAACTCTCAAAAAGATACCTAATATTTGGCAAGTCAGAATCATATTAACCATAGGGGTTTTTGCTGTGTCAACGGCAGCCATTTTTGTCAGACTTTGTCAACAGGAAATGGGGATATTTAGCGATGTGGGTTTTAGTGTTTTTATTGCTTCTTCTCGTTTACTGATTACGGCGATTATTTTTACTCCTACCTATGGTAATTTACGATATATTAGGGCGGATTTTCGTGCTATTTTGATGGCGGTGGGAGCGGGAATATGTCTTGCCCTCCATTTTGCCACTTGGATAACTTCCCTTAGTTTTACTTCGGTGGCGGCTTCGGTGACAATTGTGACGACAAATCCTCTTTGGGTAAGTTTGTTGTCTTGGTGGTTATGGGGGATTAAATTAAAGTGGCGTAATTGGTTGGGCATTTCCATTGCCCTTGGGGGTAGTATAATTATCGCCTTGGGTGGTAATGGTGGGGATATTGGGGGCAATAATCCTCTTTTGGGGGCATTTCTTGCCCTTTTGGGCAGTTGGTTTGCTAGTGGTTATATTCTTTTGGGTAATCAGGCACAACAACGGGGATTGAAAATTGGGGAATATGTGGCGATCGCCTATTTAACCTCTGCCCTTTGCTTACTGCCTTTACCATTCATTTTTGGCACAGGATATGCAGGTTATCCTACCTCAGTGTATATCTATTTGGTGTTAATGGCGATCGTTTCTCAAGTAATTGGACATACCAGCTTTAATTGGTCTTTGCGTCATCTCAGCCCTACCACTGTATCATTAGTTATTTTATTAGAGCCTGTGGGTTCAACTTTTTTGGCGTTTTTACTATTTCAAGAAATACCACCGACGACGGTTTTAATAGGGGCAATTATTTTATTAACAGGGGTAATCGTATCAGAATATAAATCTTAA
- the thyX gene encoding FAD-dependent thymidylate synthase — protein sequence MTDNLQLLDPRFAVTVLGKSDRPNLLCYLAMHQDYSESFVAEEYEKLASYSEAELGRRIVRNCVNKMHWGIIEHPSITFNVINFPHSVMVQARTHRVGVSFDCQSQRYTSQRILTLANKIEQLEAQSADFDTIAHEIETLFYFRAIGHYFDREGNKYFYSQDTRNKDIVFTKSAIAYYAEKINNDGYAPEHARDILTQNIRQHFVVSFNARSLLHFCDLRLPKDAQSEIRDLATLFLYHFEQWMPEVAQVYKKKRLGKNLLAP from the coding sequence TTACAGTTATTAGATCCTCGTTTTGCGGTGACGGTTTTAGGTAAAAGCGATCGCCCTAATTTGCTTTGTTATTTAGCAATGCACCAAGATTATAGCGAAAGTTTTGTGGCGGAGGAATACGAAAAATTAGCTAGTTATTCTGAGGCGGAATTAGGAAGAAGAATTGTCCGCAATTGTGTTAATAAAATGCACTGGGGTATCATTGAACATCCTAGTATTACTTTTAATGTGATTAATTTTCCCCATTCTGTGATGGTACAAGCGCGCACCCATCGGGTAGGAGTAAGTTTTGATTGTCAGTCTCAGCGCTACACCAGTCAGCGCATCTTAACCCTAGCAAACAAAATTGAGCAGTTAGAAGCTCAATCCGCTGATTTTGATACCATTGCCCATGAGATTGAAACCCTCTTTTATTTTCGTGCCATTGGTCATTATTTTGATCGGGAGGGTAATAAATATTTTTACTCTCAAGATACCCGTAATAAGGATATTGTTTTTACTAAAAGTGCGATCGCATATTACGCCGAAAAAATAAATAATGATGGTTATGCCCCAGAACATGCTAGGGATATATTAACCCAAAATATCCGTCAACATTTCGTTGTGTCCTTTAATGCTCGTAGTTTACTGCATTTTTGCGACCTTCGATTACCTAAGGATGCCCAATCGGAAATCCGAGACTTGGCAACCCTATTTCTATATCACTTTGAGCAATGGATGCCTGAAGTTGCCCAAGTATATAAGAAAAAGAGGCTAGGTAAAAACTTACTAGCCCCTTAA